In one window of Streptomyces sp. FXJ1.172 DNA:
- a CDS encoding Lrp/AsnC family transcriptional regulator, which yields MHSEVVASRSADQRDSTRESRNGGTPQLDAVSLAIIQQLQEDGRRPYAAIGKAVGLSEAAVRQRVQKLLDQGVMQIVAVTDPLTVGFRRQAMVGINVEGDVESIADALTDMSEVEYVVMTAGSFDILAEIVCEDDDHLLDVINKRIRALPGVRSTESFVYLKLKKQTYMWGTR from the coding sequence GTGCACAGTGAGGTCGTGGCCAGTCGAAGCGCAGACCAGAGGGACTCCACCCGCGAGTCCAGGAACGGCGGCACCCCCCAGCTGGACGCCGTCTCCCTCGCCATCATTCAGCAGCTCCAGGAGGACGGCCGCCGGCCGTACGCCGCGATCGGCAAGGCCGTGGGCCTGTCCGAGGCGGCCGTGCGCCAGCGCGTCCAGAAGCTGCTGGACCAGGGCGTGATGCAGATCGTCGCCGTCACGGACCCGCTCACCGTGGGCTTCCGCCGGCAGGCGATGGTCGGGATCAACGTCGAAGGCGATGTCGAGTCGATCGCGGACGCGCTGACTGACATGTCGGAAGTCGAGTACGTGGTGATGACCGCGGGCTCGTTCGACATCCTCGCCGAGATCGTCTGCGAGGACGACGACCACCTGCTGGACGTCATCAACAAACGCATCCGGGCCCTGCCCGGGGTGCGCTCCACCGAAAGCTTCGTCTACCTGAAGCTGAAGAAGCAGACCTACATGTGGGGAACCCGATAA